The Tubulanus polymorphus chromosome 1, tnTubPoly1.2, whole genome shotgun sequence genome contains a region encoding:
- the LOC141898157 gene encoding sodium- and chloride-dependent creatine transporter 1-like, which yields MGRKMYSPGVMELDETEKKQEESDPSREVWSNQIEFILTCVGFSVGLGNVWRFPYLCYKNGGGAFLIPYVLCLVCCGVPIFFMEVAVGQFMSLGGWKAWRICPLMQGIGGSNLVIVCLTNVYYIVILTWSVYYCIFAFNTVLPWSNCDNYWNTDACSHRIAALNCSMTDGSVNGTCELQKNITGVDPVVEFWERRFLQISGGIDEPGTLIWQMVLCLIFVWILVYLCIFRGVKWTGKVVYFTALFPYVVLTALLIRGATLDGALDGIIFYLKPDFSSLLIPQVWIDAGTQIFFSYAIGIGALISLGSHNKYNNNCYKQCALIAVINSGTSLYSGFAIFTILGFMAKDAGIPISEVAEKGPGLAFIAYPRAVAEMPLPQLWAVLFFLMILVLGIDSQFVQCEAVVTVLGDFFPRFFSKSPTREFGIAIYCFITFLFSLCMMTNGGMYIFQMFDYYSASGFCLLWVCFWECVTIGWFYGGRRFYDNIQAMIGYRINPWFMICWMGLVPIIATAIFIFSAVKFQLLSYNGVYFYPTWAQILGVCLGLLSMVQIPIVMLVKIIRTPGTMKERVRYLMKPQLQSHQLRPQDTNEPLRITKNVGEETKIF from the exons ATGGGACGAAAGATGTATTCGCCTGGAGTAATGGAGTTAGATGAAACGGAGAAAAAACAAGAGGAATCTGATCCATCCAGAGAAGTTTGGTCGAATCAAATCGAGTTCATTCTGACTTGCGTCGGTTTCTCTGTAGGTCTTGGAAATGTTTGGCGTTTTCCATATCTCTGTTACAAAAATGGAGGTG GTGCTTTCCTTATCCCGTATGTTTTATGTTTGGTTTGCTGCGGAGTACCGATATTTTTTATGGAAGTGGCAGTCGGGCAGTTTATGAGTTTAGGCGGATGGAAGGCATGGCGTATATGCCCTTTAATGCAAG GTATCGGAGGCTCGAATCTGGTGATTGTCTGTTTGACAAACGTATACTACATAGTGATTCTGACCTGGTCAGTGTATTACTGTATTTTCGCGTTTAACACAGTGTTACCCTGGTCAAATTGCGATAATTACTGGAACACGGATGC ATGCAGTCACCGTATTGCGGCGTTGAATTGCAGTATGACAGATGGATCCGTTAATGGTACATGTGAACTACAGAAAAATATCACAGGGGTTGACCCTGTGGTGGAATTCTGGGA GAGGAGATTTTTACAGATATCAGGAGGTATAGATGAACCCGGTACTCTAATATGGCAGATGGTGTTGTGTTTAATATTCGTTTGGATATTGGTCTACCTTTGTATATTTCGCGGTGTGAAATGGACGGGGAAG GTGGTCTATTTCACAGCACTTTTCCCGTACGTGGTTTTAACGGCTCTTCTCATACGAGGAGCGACGCTGGACGGAGCTTTAGATGGAATCATATTCTATCTAAAACCGGATTTCAGCTCGCTTCTGATTCCACAG GTTTGGATTGATGCTGGTACgcagatatttttcagttaTGCTATCGGTATCGGAGCCTTGATATCATTAGGTAGCCATAACAAGTACAACAACAACTGTTACAA GCAATGCGCACTGATCGCAGTCATCAACAGCGGGACCAGCTTATATTCTGGATTTGCTATTTTTACAATTCTCGGATTCATGGCTAAAGACGCCGGTATACCGATATCTGAAGTCGCTGAAAAAG GTCCGGGTTTAGCGTTCATCGCATATCCTCGTGCTGTTGCTGAAATGCCTTTACCGCAGTTATGGGCAGTGCTGTTCTTCCTGATGATTCTCGTTCTCGGTATTGACAGCCAG TTTGTTCAGTGCGAGGCTGTTGTGACAGTATTAGGCGATTTCTTTCCTCGCTTTTTCAGTAAAAGTCCAACCCGAGAATTCGGTATCGCTATATATTGTTTTATCACGTTCTTGTTCAGTCTGTGCATGATGACAAAC GGGGGAATGTATATATTCCAAATGTTTGATTATTATTCGGCCAGTGGTTTCTGCTTGCTTTGGGTGTGTTTCTGGGAGTGCGTAACTATCGGTTGGTTTTACG GTGGTAGAAGATTTTATGACAATATTCAAGCGATGATTGGCTACCGAATAAACCCATGGTTTATGATTTGTTGGATGGGACTTGTGCCGATCATAGCTACG gcaatattcatatttagtgCTGTGAAGTTTCAATTACTCAGTTACAATGGAGTGTATTTCTATCCAACCTGGGCTCAGATTTTGGGAGTTTGCCTTGGTTTACTATCCATGGTACAAATACCAATTGTAATGCTAGTAAAGATCATTAGGACTCCTGGAACCATGAAAGAG